In Ignavibacteria bacterium, the sequence CAGATGGCGATGCTGCGATGAAACCCTTGCTTGGAGGCAAGGGAGCAAATCTGGCTGAGATGGTCAATCTGAAACTGCCTGTTCCGCCAGGTTTTACTATCACCACAGAAGTCTGCACCCATTACTACAAAAACAACAGAAAATATCCCAAAGAATTAAAAGCCCAGGTAAGAGCCGCTCTTGCAAGAATGGAAAAAGAGATCGGCAAGAAGTTCGGTGATAAAAATGACCCGCTGCTCGTATCTGTACGTTCAGGTGCCCGCGCTTCAATGCCCGGGATGATGGATACTATTTTAAATCTTGGTTTAAATGATGATACTGTTCACGGCCTGATAGAAATGACAGGCAATGAACGTTTTGCATATGATTCATACCGCCGATTTGTACAGATGTACGGCGATGTGGTTATGGAATTAAGGCCTCACAGCAAAGATGAACGTGACCCGTTTGAGCTTATCATTGAAGCGATGAAAAAAACCAAAGGCGTAACTCAGGATACTGATCTTACTGCCGAAGATCTTAAAGAGCTGGTTTACCGCTTTAAGATGGAAATTAAAAACAGGCTTGGCAGAGAGTTTCCTGAAGATCCTGTTGAACAGCTGAACGGGGCTGTGGATGCTGTGTTTAATTCATGGATGAACGAGCGCGCAATTGTTTACCGCAAGCTGAACAATATCCCTGAATCATGGGGTACTGCTGTTAATGTGCAGTCAATGGTTTTCGGGAATATGGGTGAAACCTCGGGTACCGGTGTTGCATTTACCCGTGACCCCGCAAGCGGCGAAAATGTATTTTACGGTGAATATTTAATGAATGCACAGGGTGAAGATGTTGTTGCAGGTATCAGGACACCGCTTCCGATTGCTACATTGAACGTACAGGATCCTGCTATGTATGCTCAGCTTGAGAAGGTAAGAAGATCGCTTGAGAAACATTACAAGGATATGATGGATATTGAGTTTACTATCCAGGATGGTAAACTATATATACTGCAATGCAGGGTCGGTAAAAGAACCGGAAATGCTGCAGTAAGGATTGCAGTAGAAATGGTGAAAGAAAGGCTTATCAACGAAAAAGAAGCACTGCTTAGGATTGAACCTGACCAGCTTAACCAGTTGTTAAGGCCTATTTTTGATAATACAGAAAAAGATGCTGCTATTAAACAGGGCAGGCTTATTGCAAAAGGACTCAATGCCGGGCCCGGTGCCGCAACAGGAAGAATTTATTTCAATGCCTCTGATGCTGAAGAAGCTGCTGCAAGAAGAGAAAAAGTTATCCTTGTCAGAATTGAAACATCACCTGAAGATATTAAAGGAATGAACGCTTCTGAAGGTATTTTAACCGCAAGGGGTGGAATGACCTCTCATGCTGCTTTGGTTGCAAGGCAAATGGGCAAGGTATGCGTTGCCGGCTGCGGCTCGCTGGATATTGATTACAGCATCCGCGAGCTTAAAGTTGAGCTTGGCGATAAATTGGTTTCACTCAAAGAAGGGGACTGGATATCTATTGATGGTACAACAGGCGAGGTATTTGAAGGAAAAATAAACACTAAAGAATCAGAAATACTTCAGGTACTGCTTGAAAAATCTTTGAAGCCTGAATACAGTGAAACATACCAGATCTACGAAAAAGTTATGCACTGGGCTGATAAGAACAGAACACTTAAGGTTCGCACAAACGCTGACCAGCCTGACCAGTGCAGCAATGCCTTGGCTTTTGGCGCGCAGGGTATTGGCTTATGCAGAACCGAACATATGTTCTTTGGCGGCGATAGAATTGACGCTGTCAGAGAAATGATACTTTCTGATACTCTTGAAGAAAGGGAAAAAGCGCTGGCTAAGCTTTTCCCGTTCCAGAAAGATGACTTCTACGGTATATTCAAAGTAATGGAAGACAGGCCTGTTACTATAAGGACACTTGATCCGCCGCTTCATGAATTTTTACCGCATTCTGAAAATGAACAGAAGGAGCTTGCGTTAAAAACCGGAAAAACATTTGATGAAATAAAAGCCAAGGTGGAAAATCTTCATGAATTCAACCCCATGATGGGACACCGCGGATGCAGGCTTGGAATTGTTTACCCTGAAATTACTGCAATGCAGGCAAGGGCAATTTTTACCGCTGCTGCAGAAGTAAAAAAAGAAGGAATTGATGTTAAGCCCGAAGTGATGATACCGCTGGTTGGTTATGCCAGTGAGCTGGATAACCAGGCTAAGGTTGTGAGAAAAATTGCCAATGAAGTGATGGAAGAGTATGGTGTAAAATTTGAATACCATGTCGGTACTATGATCGAAGTTCCCAGGGCAGCTATTACTGCCGATGAAGTAGCGCATGCGGCTGAATTTTTCTCGTTCGGTACCAATGATCTTACTCAGCTTACAATGGGACTTTCCAGGGATGATTCTGGTAATTTCCTTCCATTTTATGAAGATAAAGAAATTATCCCGGGTGATCCTTTCGTATCTATTGATTCAGGCGTTGCCGAGCTGGTTAGTATGGCAGTTCAAAAAGGAAGAAGCGTAAAACCAAAATTGAAGGTTGGAATTTGCGGAGAACACGGCGGAGACCCGAGAACAATTCATTTCTGCCATAAAGCAGGCTTAAACTATGTAAGCTGTTCGCCGTTCAGGCTGCCTATTGCAAGACTTTCTGCAGCACAGGCGCATTTGATGTATGATGACTTAGCTTCAGGCAGAAAAAAACCGGCACAAAAGAAAAAGCCCGCTGTTAAAAAACCTGCAGTTAAAAAGCTCACAAGACCAGTGAAAAAAGCTGCCGTTAAAAAAGCTGTAAAAACAAAAAGAAAATAAACGCATTTGGAGCGGATTTTAATATACTGAATATTAAAATTGAATTCATAAATTAATTTATATATCTTTATTAACCCATAGTGTTATGACTATGGGTTTTTAATTTATAAAATTAACCCGTTAAATTACATCATGAAAGAAAAAATTCTTACTTTATTCATTTTAACAATTGCTGTCACTGTTTTGTCTTCCTGCGGAAAAGAAAAAAAGCCCGAATTTACAGATGAAAATACCGGTCAGAATATTCCCAGGGAAATGAGAAATGATGAACCCAAAAAAGACTCCGTATCCAAATCTGATACCATTAGCCGCGAAACCCGTACAGAAAATTATAAGAACAGAAGCTTTGAAATAGGTAAACCGGAAGCTGTGATTTCTCCTCTTGAAGCAGGTAATTACAACGGAAGAACAGTTACGGTTAAAGGATTTGTGGCTGATGTTTACCAGTCAGAAAAAGTAGCATATTTGAATTTTGTCGAAAAATTCCCGAAGAATCCTTTTACAGCAGTAATTTTTGCAAGTAAATTCAGCGATTTCCCTGATATAATAAATTACAAAAATAAAGATGTTGAAGTTACCGGAAGAGTTTCTATGTACAGAGAAAAAGCGCAGATAATACTGAATAGCCCTAAACAGATTGTTGTAAAGTAAAAAATCAGTTCTCACCCTGAGTTTGTCGAAGGGTGAAAAATAAATTTAGAGTACATCTCACCTTGAGCCTGTCGAAGGGTGAAGGATAAATGAATATGATAAACATCCATTACTTATATACTATATCTCCTTAAACTTCTCGGCAGCGTCAATCAATACGCCCTGCTTTAATGCGCCTATAACATCATCTACGTATTTATTTTGACGCATACCTGTAAGCGTGCAGCTTACTTCTTTCAGGGAATTTATAAATAAAATTGCTTTCTGAGAAAGTGAAAGCTCTTTAAAGCTGTCCGCTTCTGAGCCTTCCACTGCTGTATTCAGCTTAACATGGAGGTCTTTTAGATTTACGTTTGCCATTAAACCGTATATGCTATCCATTATGCTCATTAATTTATTTGTCTGCCGGGCAATTTTATCAAGCCTTTCTTTCATTTCGTCAGTTAAATTTGGTGATGTTACCAGTGTTGTTAAAGCAAAGTTCACCCTGGGTATTAAAAATTGTTTTTTTACATCATTAAAGCTTTCAATTGAGCCAAAGCTTTTCCAGTTCTCCTTCAGCAGCTGACCGGCTTTCAGGAAATAATTTACCGCCTTTTTGTTTTCATCGGAGAGGTTTAGTATATCAATGTAATCCCTCAGAAAATCATCTTCCATCAGCTCCAGCAGATTGATCTCAGCAATTATCTGGTTCTCGTCAAGTTTTGAAAGTTCTTCATTGACCGGGAAATCTGCAAGTCTAGTTAACCCGTTTTCTCCAAGTGCATTAAGAGGTCTGTTTACCAAAACACCAAGCTCTGATTCATAAGCGTATTCAAGAACATTGAACGAATCACCAACCTGGTTTTTGTTTAAAATTGCCCCTTTTTCAAACAGGTTCAAAGGAAGCTCTATAACATAAAAATTGTTATCTTCAGTGATCTCATTTGCTGCATCAACACAGCTTTTCAGCGATGTAAACACCGGATCATCAGACGATTTCACAAATGAATTCGATGAAATTCCGTAATAGCTTATTCTGCCTGCCTTAACCTCTTCTTCAAGATATGCAAATGCTTTTTTTATCCGCTTATAATACTCGTGCCGCAGTTCTTCCAGCTCAAGGTCTTTGGCCAGGGGTGAATCCAGGAAATATTCAGGATTGTGAAGCAGGTACACATCTATAGTTTCGAGCTTTAATCTTTCCAATGAAAGTGTTATCTGGTCTTTAAGGAAATCAGGATGAATACAGTGCCAGATCTTTTCGGCATATTCAGTTACCTCTTTATATCCGACTCCGTCTTCCTTCATTTTTTTTGCAGCTTCAAGATTTTTACCCTGAATGTAACCGCCTTTTGAAACGATAACAATTTCTTCACGGAGTATTTTTCCCTGGTTGATCAAGTCACCGATTACATTGCCTATAAGAATTTCACTTCCTCCATCGGAATAGTTCGCTGAAGTATCTATTATGTTTATTCCGTTCAGTATTGCATATTCAAGTGAATCAAAATGTTCTTTCACCCTGTAATCAACTCTGTATGCTCCAAAACCGCAAGCAGATATTGTAAAGCCGGTTTTACCAAGCGGTTTATACAGCAATTCCGGAAATTTTTCAGAGAAATCCTTTGTGTTTTCTGCAAGTGCGCGTGATTTGATCATGGTTTAATTCAATTTCTAAATATTAATTTCTTGAAATGATCTGGATCGTGGAACTGTTTTAATAAATCAATCTTCAGCAATAACTATCAGCTTATCTTTATCGGTAAAAGTAACCATGTCTGATTTTTTCGGATTTACTACAACTCCGTAAGCTTTATTTACGTTATGTGAATATTCATTTATCCTGTAGCCAATTGCAGTTTCACCTTTTCGTGCTGCTGATTCACACAAAGTGTAAAAATTTACCGGTGTACCCTCGTTAACATAATCAGTAACCGGTTTTACATATATTTCAGAGCCATCTGCATCAAAAAGGTCATCAAATACTGCTTTAAGATCTTTGTTTTCGCTTAACTGAGATAGCATTAAGCTGATAAGCTTATTGCTGATGATAAAATCATCTGCCTCGGTTACTTCGGCAAGCTCTTTATTTCGTATGTCCATCATTTCACTTACTATAGTGAAATCATGTCCGGTTTTTTCTTCGATGTTGCGTAAATGGAGCAGTGTGATAAGTGATTTTGAGTCAGCCTCCTGTTCAGGCATTGTATCTGAATAACTAAGTAAAATGATATGGTTAAATCTTTCAAGCTTTAAGGAATCAAGCAGTGATCTCTCGCTGATATTGCCTGATAAATGTTCGACCTTTTGGTTTTTCAGTTCTTTTTTAAGAGTGTCAAGTTTTTCATTGATATCATCACCTTCTGCAACAATTGTTAAAGTGGAGCCCGTTGGAAGGTAGTTATCCAGCTCTTTAGCAATGCTGCACCCTTTGGAGTTCCATCCTAATATAATAGTATGCTCAATATCAGCTTCTTTTGGCGCTCCCCGGGAAATAGCTGCGGAATTTATCTCTGGTTCTGATCTGCCGTTTAGATTAATGGTATCATCATCTTTTGAAATTGCTATTACTTTATCTCCGGATTCAAAAACTGTTCCCATTGGAGGGTTTATAACAGCAGCACCGCTGCTTTTCTTAATTCCGATAATTGTTGAATCTTCATAACTCATTACGGCATCTTTAAATGTCTTACCCTTAAGCGCAGGCTCTTCCTGGAAATAAATTTCATCGCCGTCAAAATCCAGCAGTTCTGTGTAAACCACACTTAAGCCCGATTGTCTGCATGACTGCGCGATAACCCTTGAAATAAGATCTTCAGTATGAACAAGTGTTACTTCCCCTGAAGCTATCATTTCTGCTACTTCTTTGTTATTGTTATCGCTTATTTCAGCAACTATATGATACGGTTCTTTTCTGCGGTTTGGATTGTTGGTTAATGCAAGAATTGTTTTTATTACGCTTATATCCGGTTCACTGCCATCGGGAGAAAGTATTATTATTGAACGTGAATCGTGAGGATTAACAATTTCCAGGTCATTCATATCTATTGTGCTTCCGCTCCTGCAAATTATTCGGGTATTTTTTTTATCAGGAATTCGAAGATTTATCTCATCCTCCATTTCAACTTTGTCTTTGTGTCCAAGTATCACTATCACCGGGTCTTTTTGATTTTCATTTGCTATCAGCAGCTCAGAAATTATCGGGAAAATTTTTTCAGACCAGCCAAGTATTAATGAATGTTCTTTTTCCACAACAAATGAATGACCTTTGCGAAGCTCATCAAGCTTATTGGATATACCCGTTGCAAGAACACCGATAAGCGTTGATACTATGAAAATACCGCCCAGAGTCACACCAAGCATAACTACCCTGAATCCCCAGCCGGTATCACCGCCCATAGTTCCGGGATCAAGTGTTCTCATTAAGCTTTTCCAGGCTGCTTCCACAAAATTCATCGATTCTCCGTCATCCTGTGTCAGTCCTGCAATAGTTAAAATTAATGCTGCAGTTATTACCAGCAACAGTGATAATATTCCAAGCCACCCTATCAGCGCAATTGGTCCTTTAGCCATCAGGTTATCAAAACGGTACCGCATTTTCTGGCCGAAGGATATATTATTTTCTTTCATTTGTTTAGGTATAAATTATTTTCTGTAATTGTATTATTTAATTTTAATATCCGCACCTTGAGGGAGGTTATTGAATTGTTTTATTTTAGGTTCTTTTAAAAGATTTTTAGGATCCGCATCCCCATAAAAGAAATGTTCTCCTTTTGTAGCCGTCCATGTAATTGAAACTGAAAAACTGTCACCTGAATGAACTTCATTCCTTACACCGTGACAAAGTATTTTTTTGTTTTTAACTATCTGCCAGGGTATATGTTTCAACAATTTATCAGATACGTTTTTTATAGACATTGTGATCCTTAGCTTATCTCCTTTTTTAGGTTTAAGAGGACTTACAATAAACTTTGTAACACTTACTTTATCATCTTTTTTACTGTGGGTTGTTTTTACTTTTTTTAAACTTAATTTTTTCTTCATTTTTTTATCAGATTTTAGCTTTTTTATTATAAATTCCACAATTTTATAAGGATATTTATGCAAAATCAACCCTTTTATTCAAATTAGCTAATTCAGGTGATTTTTTGATAAAACTACGCACTTGATATAATATTTAAGTATGTTTATTTTTAATGAATTATACAGAAATTTCTCAATAAATTTATATAACATAAAAATGAAAAAGTTATTTACTTTTTTCCTGTTTCTGGCTATAACTGCTAATATAGCAGCCGGTGACAGGATGGTTTTAATTGAAAGATTCACAAGCTGGACATGCGGTCCGTGCGCATCCAACAACCCAACAATGGAAGCTTTTATCAACGGACTTGATGCAGATAAAATAGTAGGTATTGCATATCATATGAACTGGCCAGCTCCGGGTAATGATGGATATTATTTATACAATCCCGGTGATAACAACGCCAGAAGGACAATGTACGGAATTAACGCTATTCCGCAGGCACAAATGGATGGATTAATAAATATTCAATCTCCATATACCAACGGAACATTAACATCATTGTTCAACAGCAGAACCAATTTGTTAAGTCCAATTACAGTAATACTTACAGACAGCACTTTTGGTGACAGCATTAGACTTACTGCAAGAATTTACACAGAAATAAGTCTTGAAAACCCGGTTGCAAATGTACATTTCTCTTTGCAGGAAAGACATAATCACTTTACTTCTCCTCCCGGCACAAACGGTGAAACAGATTTTTATGATGTTATGAGAAGAATGAATAACGGAGGTTTAGGTGCAAGTGTTGCGTTATATCCGGGGCAGACTGTAACAGTATCAAGAACTTTTTATAAAGACCCTGTATGGAATCAGTCCCAGGTAATGCCGATAGTTTTTGTTCAGCGCGGTCAGGAAATTCTTAATGCGGCTAAGAAAACAAACAATTTTACATTGATCCCGAACAGCCCCTATAGATCTGTACTGCAGGGGCAGTCTCAGAGCGCAACGTACCAGATGCAGATTCCGGTAACATCTGCAGGCTACAACTCTCCTGTAACTTTAACAGCAGAAGTTGATCCGCCAAATGCAGGAGTTACTGTTTCGTTCCCTGGCGGAAATACTGTAAGTACTTTCCCTGCTAGCTTTAACGTTCAGGTTAATTCTAGTTCGTCTGTACCAACAGGTTCTTACAGAATAATTGTTACCGGTACAAATTCCAACAACAAAGTTCATAAAACGTCTGTTTCATATCTTGTAGGCAAAAATATTATAGTAGTAAATGCAAACAGACCAACATTGCAGTTTGCGGTCGATAATACCGTGTTTACAAATGTTGCGGCTTTTAACTGGGATATAAGCTCAGTACACCAGGTTGCAGTTATATCTCCCCAGACA encodes:
- a CDS encoding T9SS type A sorting domain-containing protein, coding for MKKLFTFFLFLAITANIAAGDRMVLIERFTSWTCGPCASNNPTMEAFINGLDADKIVGIAYHMNWPAPGNDGYYLYNPGDNNARRTMYGINAIPQAQMDGLINIQSPYTNGTLTSLFNSRTNLLSPITVILTDSTFGDSIRLTARIYTEISLENPVANVHFSLQERHNHFTSPPGTNGETDFYDVMRRMNNGGLGASVALYPGQTVTVSRTFYKDPVWNQSQVMPIVFVQRGQEILNAAKKTNNFTLIPNSPYRSVLQGQSQSATYQMQIPVTSAGYNSPVTLTAEVDPPNAGVTVSFPGGNTVSTFPASFNVQVNSSSSVPTGSYRIIVTGTNSNNKVHKTSVSYLVGKNIIVVNANRPTLQFAVDNTVFTNVAAFNWDISSVHQVAVISPQTFGSTRYVFNYWSDNGDSSHSITTGTVVSAYTANYKTQFKLITNASPSGIPVTVSGGNVFYDSSATVNFSVSPTALVYNGKEYYFQRWNGTGIGSYNGTNPNGTITNMNNIIVQGAVFDTIPPIGIQNLNNGVPQVFQLHQNYPNPFNPVTKIKFDIPKFSNVKIRVYDVIGNEVAQLFNGELNAGYYEADFNASSYASGVYFYKIEAGDYNSVKRMILVK
- a CDS encoding pyruvate, phosphate dikinase, which gives rise to MPKKLVYYFGGKKADGDAAMKPLLGGKGANLAEMVNLKLPVPPGFTITTEVCTHYYKNNRKYPKELKAQVRAALARMEKEIGKKFGDKNDPLLVSVRSGARASMPGMMDTILNLGLNDDTVHGLIEMTGNERFAYDSYRRFVQMYGDVVMELRPHSKDERDPFELIIEAMKKTKGVTQDTDLTAEDLKELVYRFKMEIKNRLGREFPEDPVEQLNGAVDAVFNSWMNERAIVYRKLNNIPESWGTAVNVQSMVFGNMGETSGTGVAFTRDPASGENVFYGEYLMNAQGEDVVAGIRTPLPIATLNVQDPAMYAQLEKVRRSLEKHYKDMMDIEFTIQDGKLYILQCRVGKRTGNAAVRIAVEMVKERLINEKEALLRIEPDQLNQLLRPIFDNTEKDAAIKQGRLIAKGLNAGPGAATGRIYFNASDAEEAAARREKVILVRIETSPEDIKGMNASEGILTARGGMTSHAALVARQMGKVCVAGCGSLDIDYSIRELKVELGDKLVSLKEGDWISIDGTTGEVFEGKINTKESEILQVLLEKSLKPEYSETYQIYEKVMHWADKNRTLKVRTNADQPDQCSNALAFGAQGIGLCRTEHMFFGGDRIDAVREMILSDTLEEREKALAKLFPFQKDDFYGIFKVMEDRPVTIRTLDPPLHEFLPHSENEQKELALKTGKTFDEIKAKVENLHEFNPMMGHRGCRLGIVYPEITAMQARAIFTAAAEVKKEGIDVKPEVMIPLVGYASELDNQAKVVRKIANEVMEEYGVKFEYHVGTMIEVPRAAITADEVAHAAEFFSFGTNDLTQLTMGLSRDDSGNFLPFYEDKEIIPGDPFVSIDSGVAELVSMAVQKGRSVKPKLKVGICGEHGGDPRTIHFCHKAGLNYVSCSPFRLPIARLSAAQAHLMYDDLASGRKKPAQKKKPAVKKPAVKKLTRPVKKAAVKKAVKTKRK
- a CDS encoding NAD-binding protein, which encodes MKENNISFGQKMRYRFDNLMAKGPIALIGWLGILSLLLVITAALILTIAGLTQDDGESMNFVEAAWKSLMRTLDPGTMGGDTGWGFRVVMLGVTLGGIFIVSTLIGVLATGISNKLDELRKGHSFVVEKEHSLILGWSEKIFPIISELLIANENQKDPVIVILGHKDKVEMEDEINLRIPDKKNTRIICRSGSTIDMNDLEIVNPHDSRSIIILSPDGSEPDISVIKTILALTNNPNRRKEPYHIVAEISDNNNKEVAEMIASGEVTLVHTEDLISRVIAQSCRQSGLSVVYTELLDFDGDEIYFQEEPALKGKTFKDAVMSYEDSTIIGIKKSSGAAVINPPMGTVFESGDKVIAISKDDDTINLNGRSEPEINSAAISRGAPKEADIEHTIILGWNSKGCSIAKELDNYLPTGSTLTIVAEGDDINEKLDTLKKELKNQKVEHLSGNISERSLLDSLKLERFNHIILLSYSDTMPEQEADSKSLITLLHLRNIEEKTGHDFTIVSEMMDIRNKELAEVTEADDFIISNKLISLMLSQLSENKDLKAVFDDLFDADGSEIYVKPVTDYVNEGTPVNFYTLCESAARKGETAIGYRINEYSHNVNKAYGVVVNPKKSDMVTFTDKDKLIVIAED
- a CDS encoding aldo/keto reductase; protein product: MIKSRALAENTKDFSEKFPELLYKPLGKTGFTISACGFGAYRVDYRVKEHFDSLEYAILNGINIIDTSANYSDGGSEILIGNVIGDLINQGKILREEIVIVSKGGYIQGKNLEAAKKMKEDGVGYKEVTEYAEKIWHCIHPDFLKDQITLSLERLKLETIDVYLLHNPEYFLDSPLAKDLELEELRHEYYKRIKKAFAYLEEEVKAGRISYYGISSNSFVKSSDDPVFTSLKSCVDAANEITEDNNFYVIELPLNLFEKGAILNKNQVGDSFNVLEYAYESELGVLVNRPLNALGENGLTRLADFPVNEELSKLDENQIIAEINLLELMEDDFLRDYIDILNLSDENKKAVNYFLKAGQLLKENWKSFGSIESFNDVKKQFLIPRVNFALTTLVTSPNLTDEMKERLDKIARQTNKLMSIMDSIYGLMANVNLKDLHVKLNTAVEGSEADSFKELSLSQKAILFINSLKEVSCTLTGMRQNKYVDDVIGALKQGVLIDAAEKFKEI